From Buchnera aphidicola (Uroleucon sonchi):
GTATGATATTTGGATATTTTAATATTCTAAATTTTTATAAAAATAAAAATATAAACGGTAAATGTTATATTATTAATTTTCCGATTTCTTTATTAAATTTTATTATATCTAATAATAATACAATAAATGGCATATTTAACAGTAAAATAAAATTTTTTGGAACAATTTATCAGCCTAAAATTTTGGCTGATATTGATGTTAAAGATATTTATATTAGAACTAATAATACATTAAAATATCTTTCTATATTATTTCCTCATTTTCTAAAAAAAATTAAATTTATAAAAATTTATCAAGAAATATTGATAAAAAAAGGAAAAATATTATTTAAATTACATCCACTTTTTAAAAATTCTCATTCTAATTTATCATGGTATCTTTCTGTGAATAGTGATCAAATATTTATATTTATTTTTCCAAAAATTCCAATTAAATTTTCTACTCATTTAAATTTATATTATTTATTGACAAGATATAATTTAACAGGTTTTATAAAATTACCCTTTTTATATTTTAAAATCAATGAAAAAAACTTGGTATTTTAATTAAATATAATTCTAATAAAATATTAAAAATTTATTTATTTTGTGCGCGATGATATGCTTGATGAATTTCTAATTTAGCTTCTTGACAATTTCCCCAACCAATAATTTTAACCCATTTATCTTTTTCTAATGTTTTATAATTTTGAAAAAAATGGCTAATTTGTTTTTTTAATAAATCTGATATATCTGAAATATCATTTATATTTTTATATTCTGTACAAATTTTACTTTTTGGTACAGCTATAATTTTTGCATCATTTCCTGATTCATCATGCATTTTTAATATTCCAATAGGTTTACAATGAATGACAGAATTTGATTGTATTGGATAAAGAGAAGGCACTAATACATCTATAGGGTCACCATCTAAAGATAAAGTGTGATTAATATATCCGTAATTACAAGGATAAAACATAGGAGTGGGTATAAAACGATCTACAAAAAGTATTCCTGATTTTTTATCTATTTCATATTTTATAGGAGATGAATTAGATGGTATTTCTATAATGACATATACATCATGAGGTATATTATCACCTGCTATAATATTTTTAAAATTCATTATATTTTTTCCTTTAATAATAAATTTTTTATTAATATATCATTACACAATTTAATAAAATGTAAATCTTAATATTGAAATATAATTATATCTATTATTTATAATAACTAATTGATATTCATTTGTAATGTTTTTTTATATAATATTTTATATACACATAAAATTTTTAAGGATTAATATATGCAATTAATCAAAGATATAAAAATAGAGGAATTATCTTTACTAAATACTGTACAAAAGACATTAGAACTATCTAAAAATAAAAATATTTCTATTGAAGTGTATATAAAAAAAACAATTGGAATTAGTGTTAATATTAGACGTAGCATTGTAGAAAGTGTTGAATTTAATAGTGATGGTGCATTATTTATTACAGTATATAATAAATTTTCGAAAAGCACTGTATCATCAAAAGATTTTAGCTTTAATGGCATAGAAAATATGTTAGACATAGCTATTAATATCTCAAAACACACTTCTTCTGATTTTTTTTCAGGATTGCCTGATATAAAAAATTTATGTTTTGATGAATTAGAACTTGATTTATTTCATCCATGGGAATGGAATATCAAACATGCTATTCAATTTGCTATTTCATCAGAACAAGCGGCGTTAAATTTTGATAAAAGAATTGTAAATAGTGAAGGAAGTTTCTTTAACGGACACATTACAATGAATGTATTTGGAAATAGTTTAGGAATGTTACAAAAATATAAATCGACTCATTATTCAAGTTATAATTGTATGATTGCACAAGATAAAAATGCTATGCAAAGAGATTTTGATTATTCTGTTTCAAGAAAAATAGATAATTTATTAAAACCAGAAACATTAGGCCAAAATAGTGCTAAACGTGCTGTATCTAGATTAGGGGCAAAAAAAATAGCTACTATGAAATCGCCAATTATTTTTTTATCTTCAATATCTTATATTTTTTTTTCACATCTTGTTTCTGCAATTAGCGGTAATAATATTTATCAAAAATCTACATTTTTACTTAATGATTTAAAAAATAAAATTTTTCCTGATTGGTTAGATATTTTAGAAAATCCACATTTAAAACAAGGTCTAGGAAGTAAACCATTTGATGATGAAGGTGTATCTACTAATATAAAATATATTGTTCGTAATGGAATATTACAGACATGGTTATTAAATAGTTATACTGCTCGAAAACTTCAATTAGAAAGTACAGGAAATTGTGGTGGAATTTATAATTGGCTAGTATCACATAAAAATATCTCTTTTGAAGAGTTGTTAAGATATATGAATAAAGGTGTATTAATTACAGAGTTAATGGGTCAAGGTGTAGACATTATTAATGGAAATTATTCACGAGGAGCTGTAGGTTTTTGGGTTGAACAAGGAAAAATTGCTTATCCTATACATGAAATTACAATATCTGGAAATTTAAGAAATATGTGGAATAATATTATTAGTATTAGTAATGATGTTGATGTCCGTAATAATATTCAATGTGGTTCAGTTTTATTATCTGAAATACAGGTTTCTGGAAATTAATTAAAAAATATATTTTTAAGAAATATTAAAGGTAATAAATTTATTACCTTTAAAACAAATTAAAAAATTTTTTAACTTTATGAAGTTGACCTATAAGCCGGGTTCTGTTTAAACAGTCATTCATCTAGATTAATAATCACTTATTAATTCAAGCAGCCTACCCAGGTTTCAATAGCACGAGCAGCACAAGTTAATAAAATGTTATCCTATATTTGGCTTTGCTCCAGGTGGAGTTTACCTAGCCATAATTGTTACCAATTATGCGGTGCGCTCTTACCGCACCTTTTCACCCTTTCCATATTGTATTAATGACAAATTGGAGGTTTATTTTCTGTTGCACTTGTCATAAGCTTACGCTTTCCAGGTGTTATCTGGCACCTTGCTCTATGGAGCCCGGACTTTCCTCTTTTTAATTTGATTAAAATTAAACAGCGACTGTTTGGTCAACTTCAGAATTAATAATACAATATTTAAACTTTTTTGTCATGCTTATTTTTGATAACATATTGATATAAATTATTTTTATTAAAATTATGTATTTTAGCTGTAATAAATACTGATGTTTTTACAGTACAAAAATTTCTTAGCATAAAAAAAGTATCTAATATTTTTTTATCTAAATTATGATTTTTTGATTTTTTAAAACCATCAATAATAATTACCATTTCTCCTTTATAACGATTTTTTTCTTCTTTTAGCCATTTTAGTAATACAGCAGCTTGTGCTCCATAAATTGATTCCCATTTTTTTGTAATTTCTCTAGCGATTACTATATGTCTATTTTCATC
This genomic window contains:
- the ppa gene encoding inorganic diphosphatase, which translates into the protein MNFKNIIAGDNIPHDVYVIIEIPSNSSPIKYEIDKKSGILFVDRFIPTPMFYPCNYGYINHTLSLDGDPIDVLVPSLYPIQSNSVIHCKPIGILKMHDESGNDAKIIAVPKSKICTEYKNINDISDISDLLKKQISHFFQNYKTLEKDKWVKIIGWGNCQEAKLEIHQAYHRAQNK
- the pmbA gene encoding metalloprotease PmbA encodes the protein MQLIKDIKIEELSLLNTVQKTLELSKNKNISIEVYIKKTIGISVNIRRSIVESVEFNSDGALFITVYNKFSKSTVSSKDFSFNGIENMLDIAINISKHTSSDFFSGLPDIKNLCFDELELDLFHPWEWNIKHAIQFAISSEQAALNFDKRIVNSEGSFFNGHITMNVFGNSLGMLQKYKSTHYSSYNCMIAQDKNAMQRDFDYSVSRKIDNLLKPETLGQNSAKRAVSRLGAKKIATMKSPIIFLSSISYIFFSHLVSAISGNNIYQKSTFLLNDLKNKIFPDWLDILENPHLKQGLGSKPFDDEGVSTNIKYIVRNGILQTWLLNSYTARKLQLESTGNCGGIYNWLVSHKNISFEELLRYMNKGVLITELMGQGVDIINGNYSRGAVGFWVEQGKIAYPIHEITISGNLRNMWNNIISISNDVDVRNNIQCGSVLLSEIQVSGN